Proteins encoded by one window of Flavobacterium sp. N502540:
- a CDS encoding endonuclease III domain-containing protein, whose translation MDLFGETTNWETKLEPILSKYKGRKHPLDYQNTYQLLVMVVLSAQDSDANINKIAPALFEKYPTLKSLSQTDAETFIPYISKVRNYPTKAQWLLEIAKTVQNDEDIPLTMKELTALKGIGRKSANVILRETHQAAEGIIADLHVIRVAPRIGIIKESKDGIKTEKDLMQVLPKNIWSEIGMAISFLGRETCRPKPKCDECTIADSCHYFATEIA comes from the coding sequence ATGGACTTATTTGGAGAAACAACAAATTGGGAAACAAAACTGGAACCCATCCTAAGTAAATATAAAGGAAGAAAACATCCTTTAGACTATCAAAATACTTATCAATTGTTAGTAATGGTTGTTCTGTCTGCTCAGGATTCTGATGCCAACATCAATAAAATTGCACCGGCACTATTTGAAAAATATCCCACACTAAAAAGTCTTTCTCAAACCGATGCAGAAACTTTCATTCCTTATATAAGTAAAGTCCGTAATTATCCCACAAAAGCGCAATGGCTTCTGGAAATTGCAAAAACGGTTCAAAATGATGAAGACATTCCATTAACCATGAAAGAACTAACAGCTTTAAAAGGTATTGGAAGAAAATCAGCCAATGTAATTTTACGAGAAACTCATCAAGCAGCAGAAGGAATTATTGCCGATTTACACGTCATACGCGTAGCACCAAGAATTGGTATTATCAAAGAGAGCAAAGATGGAATTAAAACAGAAAAAGACCTAATGCAGGTTTTGCCTAAAAACATTTGGTCTGAAATTGGCATGGCAATTTCTTTTTTAGGAAGGGAAACCTGCAGACCCAAACCCAAATGCGATGAGTGCACAATTGCAGACTCCTGTCATTACTTTGCAACTGAAATTGCATAA
- a CDS encoding nuclear transport factor 2 family protein, whose amino-acid sequence MRMFCIVSSLFLGLAVNAQQQEVQKSIETFFEGFHQRDTVRMKSVCADEIVLQSINESLVKGNKLTEENAGKFYKSIATIPSNIEFSEKILSYNIQIDGTIAHVWAPYQFYVNDKLSHSGVNTFTLFKEKDNWKIIYLIDTRRK is encoded by the coding sequence ATGAGAATGTTCTGTATTGTAAGTTCGTTATTTTTGGGATTAGCTGTAAACGCACAACAGCAGGAAGTCCAGAAGAGTATTGAAACCTTTTTTGAAGGTTTTCACCAAAGAGATACCGTAAGAATGAAATCTGTTTGTGCGGATGAGATAGTCCTGCAATCTATTAATGAGAGTTTGGTTAAAGGAAACAAACTTACAGAGGAGAATGCTGGTAAATTCTATAAATCAATTGCTACAATCCCATCTAATATTGAATTTTCTGAAAAGATTTTAAGCTACAATATTCAAATTGACGGTACAATAGCACATGTTTGGGCGCCTTATCAGTTTTATGTAAACGATAAACTGAGTCACTCGGGAGTAAATACCTTTACTTTGTTTAAAGAAAAAGACAATTGGAAAATTATCTATCTGATTGATACCCGAAGAAAATAA
- a CDS encoding DUF1569 domain-containing protein, with translation MKNVFYKEDCDEFVKRINLLQSDSKGLWGKMDVAQMLAHCNVSYEMVYDDIHPKPGFFLKFILKTLVKNKVVSETPYKHNNPTASQFIINGTRDFNLERERLIAYINKTQLLGEKDFDGKESHSFGRLTAREWSNMFAKHLEHHLSQFGV, from the coding sequence ATGAAAAATGTCTTTTATAAAGAAGATTGTGATGAGTTTGTAAAACGTATCAATTTGCTTCAATCAGATTCGAAAGGGCTCTGGGGTAAAATGGATGTGGCTCAAATGCTGGCACACTGCAATGTTTCCTATGAGATGGTGTACGATGATATTCATCCAAAACCAGGTTTCTTTTTGAAGTTTATTTTAAAGACATTGGTTAAAAATAAGGTGGTAAGTGAGACACCGTATAAACATAATAATCCGACGGCATCTCAATTTATTATAAATGGCACTCGCGATTTTAATCTTGAAAGAGAAAGGCTGATTGCTTACATTAATAAAACGCAATTGTTGGGTGAAAAAGATTTCGACGGTAAAGAATCGCATTCTTTTGGCAGATTAACTGCGAGAGAATGGAGTAATATGTTTGCTAAACATCTGGAGCATCATCTGAGTCAATTTGGGGTTTAA